The Watersipora subatra chromosome 1, tzWatSuba1.1, whole genome shotgun sequence genome has a window encoding:
- the LOC137404564 gene encoding casein kinase I — MASAVSSSKTEFCVSGGKYRLVRKIGSGSFGDIYLGINNQSGEEVAVKLESHKARHPQLLYESKLYKILQGGVGIPHIRWYGQEKDYNCLVMDLLGPSLEDLFNFCSRRFTMKTVLMLADQMIGRIEYVHNKNFIHRDIKPDNFLMGIGRHCNKVFLIDFGLAKKYRDNRTRQHIVYREDKNLTGTARYASINAHLGIEQSRRDDMESLGYVLMYFNRGSLPWQGLKAATKKQKYEKISEKKMSTPVEVLCKGFPAEFAMYLNYCRGLRFEEAPDYMYLRQLFRILFRTLNHQYDYTFDWTMLKQKAAATVGSSSAAAMAGSGRP, encoded by the exons ATGGCTAGCGCTGTTAGTTCTTCAAAAACTGAGTTTTGTGTATCAGGTGGAAAATATAGACTTGTACGAAAAATAGGAAGTGGATCATTTGGAGACATCTATCTCGGAATCAACAACCAAAGTGGAGAG GAAGTGGCGGTGAAGTTAGAATCACACAAAGCAAGGCACCCACAGCTGTTATACGAATCTAAATTGTATAAGATATTGCAAGGTGGAGTTGGTATTCCTCACATACG ATGGTATGGACAAGAAAAAGATTACAACTGCCTCGTCATGGACTTACTTGGACCAAGTCTCGAAGATCTCTTCAATTTCTGCTCGCGGCGATTTACCATGAAAACAGTACTCATGTTAGCAGATCAG ATGATAGGACGCATTGAGTATGTACACAACAAAAACTTCATACACAGAGACATCAAACCGGATAATTTTCTGATGGGTATTGGCAGACACTGTAACAAG GTGTTTCTAATAGACTTTGGGCTGGCTAAGAAATACAGAGACAACAGAACGAGACAACATATTGTGTACAGGGAGGACAAGAATCTTACAGGCACTGCCCGCTACGCCAGCATCAATGCACATCTCGGCATAGAGCAGAGCAGAAGAGATGACATGGAGTCTCTTGGTTATGTACTTATGTACTTCAACCGAGGTAGTCTCCCCTGGCAAGGGTTGAAAGCTGCTACCAAGAAACAAAAGTATGAAAAAATCAGTGAGAAGAAAATGTCAACGCCTGTCGAAGTTCTATGCAAG GGCTTCCCGGCAGAATTTGCGATGTACTTGAACTACTGCAGAGGTTTACGGTTTGAGGAGGCTCCGGATTATATGTATCTTCGTCAGCTTTTCAGAATTCTCTTCCGTACTCTTAACCATCAGTACGACTACACATTTGATTGGACAATGCTGAAACAGAAGGCAGCTGCCACTGTCGGCAGCAGTAGCGCTGCTGCTATGGCCGGTTCTG